The region AGAGGTACACGAACGGCAGGGCGCAGGAACCGACCAGCACCGCGCCATAGCCCAGGATCGGCACGATCAGGAAGTTGGAGAGGACGCCGTTGAGGGAGGCCTGGTCGAAATAGAACAGGACCGGGACCATGGTGGCGCCCGTCGCGGCGAGGGATGCGGCGACAAATTGCACCAGGTTGCGCTGCCAGGCCCTCGGCACCCCCCTGATGCGCTCCATGACCGGGGGGACGACGATGACGATGCCCCACAGGGCCAGGAAGGAAAGCTGAAAGGAGAGGTCGAACAGGCTGGGTGGCGCGAGCACGACCAGAAGAAAGGCCGCGAGCAGCAAGGCATTGAGCGGATCGGTTTCCCGTTCGGCATGGAGCGCCAGGACAAAGGTTGCCAGCATGATGACCGAGCGGGAGGTCGCCGGAGCGGCGCCGGAGAGAAAGAGATAGAGCAGCATGGCCGGCAGCGCGATCAGGAGCGCCGTCCGGCGCAGGTCGAGGCGGAGCGCCAGAAATTCGGAACGGGTCGCCACAAACAGGGTGGCCATGACCATGAACCAGGCGATGATGCCCACATGAAACCCGGAGATGGAGAGGATATGGTTGACGCCGGCCCTCGTGTAGGCGTCGTTCAGGTCGTCGGGGATGCCTTTCTGGTCGCCGACCAGGAGGGCGGCCAGAACCGATGACCGTTCCCGATCCGGCACCGCATCCCTGATGAAATCGCCGAGACGGCGTGCAACAAGGTCCGTACGCCGCAGGAACGAATCCTCCGCCGCGCCGCGGATCAGGATGATCCCCTCCGGCGCGGCGACCCGCCCCGTGGCCGAGACCTCCCGATAGGCCAGGTGGCGCGCATAGTCGAATTCACCGGGGAGCCCGAGCCGATGGGGGGTGGCAATTCGCGCGGCGCACCGGACCCGGTCGCCCCGCGCCAGACCGGGGTCGCCCCCGTCCACGAAGAGCATCATCCTGCCGCACGTCGGGACGGGGCGCCCTTCCCTGACGACCCCTTCAACCCGCACCACGAAACTGCACCCGCGGGACGTGGCCGTTGGCCGCGAATCCACGATCCCCTCCACAATGACCGGGGTGCGGGCGGCAAAATTGCGTATATCGTCTGCCGGGACGGCGGGCTTCGTGTAAGGCTCCAGGGCGAGGACCCCGAAGGTGAAGAAGAAGGCGGCGGAGCAGAGGAGAAGGGGGACGCGGTTCCGTATCAGGCAACTGAGCAGCAGGCAACAGAAAAGAGCTGCCGGAAGGCCAAGCGGCACGGTCACGGCCCGGCTGTCCGCCAGGCAGAGCCCGGCAGCCATCGCCCAAAAGGGTATCAGCAGCGGATGGCGTCGGAGCATGGAGGGGGCGCAGCTGGTGAGCGGTAATACATCGGTTCATCTCCAGACGAAGATTTCCGGCATCCCGGGCACTGACCGCAGGATCACGTCGAAAACGATACCAGAATACCGCGGGAGATACAATATCGTGCCGGCCACTTGAAAACATGGCGATTGGATGGTAGATATGTAAAGGTGAATACCGCCGGCGCGAAGAAAGACCCGAGGATCCATGATCCCTGATCAGTCTCATTCCACAAAATCGATGGTTCTGGCTGCCGCGGAATTGAGGCGCTCCTACCGGTACGCCGAGATCAGCCAGCGCCGGCGGCTCACCCTGGCCGAGGCGATTACCGCTGCAAACCTGCGTTTCATCGAATCCGGCAGCGTCAGCCAGATGGCTTCGATCCTGCTCGACGCCTCCATGGCGGTCACCAATTCCCCTTTCGGGATGCTCTACGAGTTGCTTCCCAACGGCAGTGCCTCGGTCCAGGCGTTGTCGTTGGCGTCGTTTGACCCGGTTTCCGACGTGCGCTGCTTCCGCGATATCCAGTACGAAATCCGTCGCCACGGCAGCTATGAGATGAAACGTCACCCCTCGATCTTTTTTGCCGCCGCGGAGGGGGGCTTGAGCGTTGTCATGGATTCCCCGGCCCATCCCCGCTGGATACCCTGCGCCTGTCCGATCTGCTCTCCCCTTCTGAGCCGTTTCATGGGCATACCGCTCAAGATGGGCACCACCGTGGTCGGCATGCTCTGCCTGGCGAACAAGGACAGCGATTATCTGGCGGAGGATGTTGCCGAACTCGAACATTACGCCCAGACCTGCGCCATGGCCGTGGGCATCGCCAAAGCGGAACTCGGCCGCAAGGCTGCCATGGAACAGGCGCGCCAGGCCCAGAAAATGGAGGCCATCGGACAATTGGCGGGGGGGATCGCCCATGACTTCAACAACCTGTTGACCGTGATCAACGGTTATAGCACCCTGCTGCTCCAGAAGCTCGACCCGGATTCGGCGATGAGCCGGGAGGCCGGGCAGATACTCAACGCCGGGGAGCGTGCCACAACGCTTATCCGGCAGCTCCTGACCTTCAGCCGCCGGCAGATCATCGCTCCCCACCAGATCCATGTCAACTCCTTCATAACCGGCCTTCAGGAGATTCT is a window of Geobacter sp. FeAm09 DNA encoding:
- a CDS encoding DNA internalization-related competence protein ComEC/Rec2, whose translation is MLRRHPLLIPFWAMAAGLCLADSRAVTVPLGLPAALFCCLLLSCLIRNRVPLLLCSAAFFFTFGVLALEPYTKPAVPADDIRNFAARTPVIVEGIVDSRPTATSRGCSFVVRVEGVVREGRPVPTCGRMMLFVDGGDPGLARGDRVRCAARIATPHRLGLPGEFDYARHLAYREVSATGRVAAPEGIILIRGAAEDSFLRRTDLVARRLGDFIRDAVPDRERSSVLAALLVGDQKGIPDDLNDAYTRAGVNHILSISGFHVGIIAWFMVMATLFVATRSEFLALRLDLRRTALLIALPAMLLYLFLSGAAPATSRSVIMLATFVLALHAERETDPLNALLLAAFLLVVLAPPSLFDLSFQLSFLALWGIVIVVPPVMERIRGVPRAWQRNLVQFVAASLAATGATMVPVLFYFDQASLNGVLSNFLIVPILGYGAVLVGSCALPFVYLFPPAAWGLLWCAAQLTALSNRLVTLFARLPLLSFHGITRLDMACCICFMVLVSFLRRSRRAAALCALPPLLAVAAHVTTPAAADGRLHITMLSVGQGESLLVRSPGGETMLVDGGGYLHDTGRDFGRHILGPALWKLGVRSIDHLVLTHSHPDHMGGMPFLVRTFPVREFWEPFQGGAGDEYERLQAALAERHVPARRLAAGDTFAFADGVEVTVLSPPRGGPSRRPADDEMGMNDESLVFRLRYRSFSMLFTADAGFPAEERLLADRVPLASTVLKAGHHGSRFSTSEALLDTVSPSLVLISAGRDNSFGLPARQTLERLNRRGIRTWRTDRDGTIELTSDGEGWSVNAPYGAK
- a CDS encoding ATP-binding protein — its product is MVLAAAELRRSYRYAEISQRRRLTLAEAITAANLRFIESGSVSQMASILLDASMAVTNSPFGMLYELLPNGSASVQALSLASFDPVSDVRCFRDIQYEIRRHGSYEMKRHPSIFFAAAEGGLSVVMDSPAHPRWIPCACPICSPLLSRFMGIPLKMGTTVVGMLCLANKDSDYLAEDVAELEHYAQTCAMAVGIAKAELGRKAAMEQARQAQKMEAIGQLAGGIAHDFNNLLTVINGYSTLLLQKLDPDSAMSREAGQILNAGERATTLIRQLLTFSRRQIIAPHQIHVNSFITGLQEILCRLIGENIALDTKLSSDVGLIKADPGQIEQIVMNLVINARDAIERGGAITIETAGCGSDDTFLRRQGDSAPEDFIVISVADNGMGIADEIVGRIFEPFFTTKEQGSGTGLGLATVYGIVKQSGGHIQVLTEIGMGSEFRVYLPKCHDHAQAHPPLAAPVAHRAAQGTTGLILVVEDEPSVLELSAATLTSCGFEVLTAATPREALHLFELHGHRIDLLLSDVVMPGMTGPEMAKIMRDSHPELKVVFMSGYSEMQRSVPVSPAERPSFIMKPYNPLELTQIVTEHIRPTPWSETNGDLS